From the Moorena sp. SIOASIH genome, the window CTCCCTGCTCCCTAATCCCTGCTCCCTACTCCCTACTCCCTACTCCCTACTCCCTTCTTATACAATGCCACCATCAACACCTGAAACCAAACGATGTCAACGCAACCGGAAGCGTTCTAAACGAAGAGCTATTTTATGTCCGATTCATGGTTGCTACCTTGATAGCGTTAGTCAAAAGTATCGGTTGTTTGCTGACCGCCCAGGACAACTTCAGCAGCGTGGGGTTAAACAAAAATATGCCTTGATGCTGATAGCGAGTAAAACTACAGTAGCTCTGGAAGGAGAATGGCTAGAGGCTTTTTGGTGTAGTGAGTGCGAGGAAACCAAGTGGTATCACGTGTGCAAGAGTGGCGATCGCATTTATAAGGTATCTTTGGCTCCTGCTGAGTTATGGCAGCAGGTAACAGGGGTGATTGATCCGAATGGCAACTCTTCAGTGGGAGAGTTTACCCGTCGCCAGTCTAAACGGATTGGTTTTTATGGGGTTAAAGATTTTGGGGCGATTTAGTTTTTTAGTTTATGAATAGTTATGATAAATTACTAGCTAAAGTATAGGCAAAATGCCAAGGGCAAGAGGCAAGAGTCGTAAACTAGTAGAGTTGATTAATAACAGAGGCAATCAGTTGAGTTTATTCTTTAATAGTTTCTAAAAAAAACTTTGGCATTTTGCCTCTTGCCCAGAAGTGTTTAACGTTTTAAATTTAAACACTTATGATAATATTATTGCTGAACAAACGCTGATTAATTTCCAGTTAAATGGGAATTAATTTTTGATGCAGAATAACTACTGACTAGTGACTCCTAAATTTTAGAGCTTTTAATTCAAGGTGCAAGATATCAGTTAGAGAAGCGTTAACGATGAATCGCTTTTTGAGCTTATTAGTTTCACTCTAAATTATTTACCTAAAAAATTAAGCTTTCCTATGAAAAAATTACTGGTAACAGGCTCCTCAGGATTGATTGGGTCTGAAGTTTGTGGTTACTTTGCTCAGCAAGGTTGGCAAATTCACGGTATTGATAATAATCAACGGGCTGTTTTCTTCGGTTCCCAAGGGGATACACGCTGGAATCAGCAGCGGTTGCAACAGACAATTCAAGACTTTGTTCATCATGAATTCGATATACGCGATCGCAAAGGTATTTTAGACCTAATGGCGCAGCTCAAGCCAGACGCCATTGTACATACAGCAGCCCAGCCTTCCCACGACCGCGCCGCAGCCATTCCTTTCGCTGACTTTGATACCAATGCCGTGGGGACGTTGAACTTGCTAGAGGCTGCGAGGCAATCTTGTCCAGAGTCGCCCTTTGTACACATGTCTACTAATAAAGTGTATGGCGATCGCCCCAATACTATTCAGCTTAAGGAACTAGACACTCGTTGGGATTATGACGACCCGGCTTACACCAACGGTATTCCTGAAACCTTTAGCATCGATCAATCAAAGCACTCTTTGTTTGGCGCATCCAAAGTTGCTGCTGATGTGATAGTGCAGGAATATGGTCGCTACTTTAACATGCCCACAGCTTGTTTACGGGGTGGTTGTCTGACCGGACCAAATCATTCCGGTGTGGAACTCCACGGTTTCCTAAGTTATCTGGTCAAGTGTAATCTGGAAGGTCGGGAATACAAGATTTTTGGCTATAAGGGTAAGCAAGTACGGGATAATATCCACTCTCTGGATGTGTCGCGGTTTATTCACGCTTTTATCGAAGCACCTCGAATTGCAGAGGTTTATAACATCGGTGGCGGAAAAGGCAATAGCTGTTCAATTCTCGAAGCATTTAAGCTGGCAGAAACCTATAGTGGTAAAGCGATGCGCTATACCTATCTACAAGATAATCGGATTGGCGATCATATCTGTTATTACTCCGATTTGAGTAAGATGCGTGAGCATTACCCCAGTTGGGATATTTCGGTGTCGTTGGAAGAAACAATTCAGCAAATTGTGGAATCTTGGCAAGCTCGTTTGGCTAAATCAGCAGTAACGGTTTGAGTATATAGCAGTTTGGGATTTTGTTAAGTACATAGTTCTGGGTTTTAGGGAGTAGGGAGTAGGGAGTAGGGAGTAGGGAGTAGGGAGTAGGGAGTAGGGAGTAGGGAACAGAGAAGTCGGAAGAGGGAAAAAATCCTGATTATCTCTTGCCTGTTGCCTTTTGCATGGAAGCCTTTCCCTACACCTCCCTCTCTTTACCTGTTCCCTGTTCCCTATTCCCTGTTCCCTGTTCCCTGTTCCGATCAATTCTAGTTTGATATCTGATTTTAAAACGCTATATATTGTGACAAAACTCAAAAAACTCATTCCTAATTTGCGATCGCCAGCCTATCGTCTGGTCGGCGAGACAGCCCGGAAAAACTGGTGGCTGATTGGGATGAACCTGGTTACCAATCTCGTCAGTGCCTTCCTAGAGGGCAGCACCCTAGGTGTTATTTATCTGGCCGTGGGTTACCTAACGGGGACTGATGACCCTGGAACAGATACACCAACCAATCCAACCATAGCTAAAACTCTTGCATTGATTCTGCCTTTGCCACCAGAGCAAATGTTTTTAGTTTTAATCTTTGGGGCAGTGGTGCTGCAAATCGGCTTAAGTCTGAGTAACTATCTCAATAAGGTATCGACAGCTTACCTATCGGCCAAAGCACAGCCCTATGTGACGGGGAAAGTGTTTGAACGAATTATGACCTTTAGCTATGGCTGTGTCAGCCGCTATAAGGTCGGTGACCTAGTACTTTTTGCCAAAGATGCCGCTTTTGCAGTTGATCAAAATATCACACAATTCAACAATCTGGTGGTGAGTCTGTCATTCTCGTTGGTGTACCTGGTTATTATCGTGCGCCTATCCCCAATCTTGGCAGTAGCGGCAACGGTGCTGATCCTGGCGGTGGCTTATGTGCAGTACAAGCTGATTCCCCGATTACGACGAGTGGTAAAGCGGGTGACCGCAAGCCAGGTGGAGTCGGCTAAGTATATTACTCAGAGCATCCAGGCATTGAGGTTGTTGCATACCTTTGGTACCCAGCCACAGACACTAACGGGGGCAAATCAGATATTAGGTAAAATCGAGAAACAACTAAAAAAGCGGGCATTGGTCTTGTACCTGCCGGAGCCTATTTTAGAGACTTTGCCTATGGTAGCTCTGGGAATTTTGGCGGCTTCCGCAGTACTATTTGAAGGGGGTAAGGCCACAATCCTACCTCTGTTGTTGACCTTTTTGCTGGCCTTGCAACGGTTATCGGGGCGCTTGAAAGCAACTTCAAACACGATTACAGCTTTTGTGGATAACAGCGGCCGGATGGTACGGTTAGAGACAATTTTAGACCAGCGGGATAAGGTATTTGAGCACTCGGGCACGGAGCAGTTTACACGGCTAAGGGAAGATATTGAGTTTAAGTCTGTAAGCCTTTCCTATAGTAACGATGATAACCTTGCCTTGAACAATCTCACCTTTACTCTGCCCCGACATCAAGTAACTGCCTTAGTCGGGGAGTCGGGGGCAGGTAAGTCTTCGATTATAGATTTGTTCATCGGGCTGTATCAACCGACGGCAGGACATATTCTAGTCAATGGTCGTCCTCTAGCAGACTATTGCTTGGAAGACTGGCGGCGACAGATCGGGGTGGTCAGTCAAGATACGTTTATTTTTAATGACAGTATTTTAGAGAATTTGCGTTACGGTCGTCCGTCAGCAAGCTTGGATGAGGTGGTGGAAGCAGCGAAAGCAGCCCAAGCCCATAAGTTTATTTTAGCCTTGCCTGATGGATACGAAACCGTGGTGGGTGAGCGGGGCTATCGACTCTCTGGTGGACAGCGGCAACGATTGGCTCTGGCACGGGCATTAATTAAGCAGCCAGAGATTTTAATCTTGGATGAGGCAACCAGTGCATTAGATAGTGAATCCGAGAAGTTGATTCAGCAGGCATTGGAACAGTTCCAAAAGGAACGAACCGTGATTGTTGTGGCACACCGACTTTCGACCATTGCTGAGGCTGATCAGATTTTAGTGCTAGAGCGGGGAGAGGTTGTGGAGCAGGGAACCCATAAGTCGCTTCTGCATCAAGGTGAGCGTTATGCAGGCTATTGGAAGTTGCAGAGTAGCCAGGTGGCAGTTTAAGGCAGTAGCTTGAGGCAGGGCTGTTTCATTCTTGACCCTAAAATTGATCAGGGAGTGGGGAGTGGGGAGCTTACAAGGGTAGGTTTTTTACATTTGGGTCGGCAGTCGGGAATCGGGAGTCGGGAGTCGCTCATAAGGGTAAGTTTTTAACTTTGACCTCAGGTGTGGGGTGTGGGGTGTGGGGTGTGGGGTATATAGCAATTCTCATAGTCATGAGGTACAAAGTTCTGGCTTTTAGGGAGCAGGGAGCAGGGAGCAGGTAAGAGGCAAGAGGTAAAAAATCCTGTGTACCTCATAGCTATAAGAAACGCTATAAGAAAATGTACTTAATTTGTCGTTAAAAATCATCAAGACAATAAAAGTACGTACTCGCCCCTTTGTAAAAAACCTACCCTTGTAAGGGGCATCCTGCCCGCCCGAAAATATTCGGTGGGCTTGACTCATTAAGAATTAAATTCGCTGAAGGTGCCCTTTCCAATGGGCGAGTAAATCGCCCTTGGGTCGCACCTCAAGGTGCGCGCACCTTCGGGTCGCACCGACAGGAACAGGCAAGATGCCCATTCCACAGGTGCGACCCGTGGCGAATTTAATTCGCCCTAGGAGGCGCGCACCTAAAAACTATTAAAATCATTCCATTATTAAGCAACGCCTCAGCTCCTCTATTTTTCTTATCATTTTTCTAATCACCCGTTCGCCCACACCCCACACCCTACCAAGTTCACCAGGTTGCTTATCACCGAGTCAGGTATCTAAATGTAGGTACAGACGTGAAATAGATTCAACATTTCTGGTGTATGGTTATGTCTTCGAACACTCTCAATATTACTTCCACTGCTGAAATTGTCAGCTCTATTAGGGAAAAAGGCTATTACTTCGCAGAAAGTGCATTAGATAAGATAGAGGCTGACCGGCTCTTAGAAGAAATCGACTTTGATGAGATTCTGATCAATAAAAATGACCTAGGTGTGGTTTGTTCAGGAAATCAGAAGTTTTTGAGCCATTGCCTGGCCAAGTCGAAGCGAGCCTACGATTTGATTACGTCTCAACAGGTTTTAGATGTTTGTAATGCCTATTTCCAAGAAAGATATCAGCTGATAAATCACAGGTTTTGTCAGACCCGTCGAGGGTTTCATATGCCCTGGCACACAGACAATAATCTGCTGTACGGTAGTCAGTTTTTGGGTAAGCACCAGATGCAAGGTCTGATATTTATTATATATCTTTCCGAGCCAAATTTAAGCCCGTTTCAGTATATTGAGGGTTCCCACCTTTGGTCATCAAAGTATGACGATGAGATTTATATCAGCGATCGCTGGGTTCAAACGCACTATCAGCAGGATATCAGAACCTTTGAAATAAAGAAGGGCGACCTCATCATCTTTGATTTGCATGGTATTCATCGAGCACGCCCGTTTAAAGACAGACATCATGTTCGAAATATTTTTCAGTTCCAGGTCGAGCAAATTAAAGATGAATATCTTGGCCATGGAGAGCAAAATATGGTCAATGCTGGGTTTATCGATAACCCTAGTCCAGACCTTTTCAACTACTTAGGATTTGGCATTCAGCGAAACTATCCAGTCTTTCCGAATAGTTCAATCGCAACTATGGCTATGCCAGAGCTAATGAAGTTATATAAGCAGCTTTTGCTCCTGACGTTTAAGGCAATCACTACGAACCTAGCCAAAGGGCTGCTAACTGGAGAATGGCAGGTGAGTTTAAAACGTAAACTATGGCATCCTAAATTGCCAAGTTCAAACAGCAGAAAGAGTTGATTCAGCAGGCATTGGAACAGTTCCAAAAGGAACGAACCGTGATTGTTATCGCCCACCGACTTTCAACCATTGCTGAGGCTGATCAGATTTTAGTGCTAGAGCGGGGAGAGCTTGTGGAGCAGGGTACCCATAAGTCGCTTCTGCATCAAGGTGAGCGTTATGCACGCTCTTGGAAGTTGCAAAGTAGTCAGGTGGCAGCTTAATAGACCTCTTGCATAAGTCTCATAAACCGTGGGTGTTGACAAGGCAAAAGGAATCCCCCCTAACCCCCCTTAGTAAGGGGGGCAGGCAAAAGGCAAAAGGGATAGATTTTGATTTCATATTTATTTTTGCAAGAGGTTTAACAGTTTAAGGAATTTTATGAAACTTTTTATTACAGGAATTTGTGGCTTTGTGGGCAGTACCCTGACTAAGGCGTTACTTGACCATAAAGCAGATTTAGCCATTACGGGTATTGATAACTTATCTCGGTCAGGCTCTTGGCTTAATCGTGAGATTTTGACTAAGCAAGGGGTGAAGGTGGTTCATGGTGATATTCGTAATGCCAGTGACTTGGAAGCTTTGGGTCCCTTTGACTGGGTGATTGATTGTGCGGCGAATCCCAGTGTATTGGCAGGGGTTGATGGTCAATCGAGTAGTCGTCAACTGATTGAGCATAACTTGGGTGGTACGATTAATCTGCTGGAGGCGTGCAAACGTTGGAATGCAGGTTTCATACTGCTCTCAACCAGCCGGGTATATTCAATTCCACCATTGGCACAATTAAAGGTAGAGGTGCATGACCGGGCTTTTCGGCCTTGTTTAGCTGACTCGTCTAGTTGGCCAGTGGGATTGAGTGAGCAGGGGATTAGTGAAGCATTTTCAACGGCTCCACCGATTTCGTTGTATGGTTCGACAAAGCTGGCATCAGAGACGCTGGCTCTGGAGTATGGATTAACTTTTGAGTTTCCAGTTTGGATTAACCGCTGTGGTGTGTTGGCAGGGGCAGGACAGTTTGGTCATCCAGGACAGGGAATTTTTGCCTTTTGGATTCATAGCTTTCGGGAAAAGCGATCGCTAAAGTATATCGGCTTTGGCGGTAATGGCTATCAGGTACGGGATTGTTTGCATCCTCAAGATTTAGTGTCTTTGTTAGAAAAGCAGTTTACTGAGCCGTTGGTGACGAATAAACCGCGAACTGTGAATTTAAGTGGTGGGGTGAGCAATAGTATGTCACTGCGACAATTAAGTGATTGGTGTGAAGATCGGTTTGGGGCTAATACGGTGGTTCAAACTGATACGGAACGGCCTTTTGACATTGCCTGGATGGTGTTGGATTCGACAAAGGCTGCAAATGTTTGGAGTTGGAAGCCTCAGACTAGTATTTATGACGTGTTGAGAGAGATTGCTGAGTTTGCAGAAGGGCAAAAAGATTGGTGTCAAATCTCTGCTTCATAAGCACATGGCTGAAAATTTTATTTGGTTAATTATTGTTATTGTGACTGTCAGTGTAAATCTATGAGTTGGCTATTTTATTTATGTATTTATAAAAAATCTGTCCATTGTCACCATTGATTTAGTGAATGATTTTAATTTTTATTTATAAATAACTGAACCAAAATGAATGCGATATTGAACTAACCATTTGATAGCTTCAATTTAAATAGTTTTCTAAAAATATAGTTATAGGTTTACTGATATATCAAGACAGTAAACGTATTTATTAAGTGCTTCCTATGCCACCTATTAAGTCACTCAGCGATAGGAATTTATCGTACTATCGAACAGAACATTATTTTGCAAGATATGCAGAATTTGCCAGCTTAGAAGACTACAAGGCTTATTACCAATGGGCAAAACAGCAAGGTGTTAAACTTTATATCTTGGGTAATGGTTCTAATACCTTATATCAGAAACAAAAGGTTAAATCTTTAATTCTTAAAAATAAACTACCTAAAAAGATCGAAGCCTTATCAGCTAACCGTTTTGAAGTATCTTCAACAGTTTTGGTTTTAGAATTATTAAAGGTTTGTTTAGACAATTCCCTGGATTCCTTCTATTACCTTGCCTCAGTCCCTGCAACGATTGGTGGAGCACTAGCCATGAATGCAGGACGCGGGCGCAAGCATAATCTTACCATCTATGATTTTGTCGAGTCTGTTTCTTTCTATGATCATGAAAGCGACACTGTAAAAACCTTAGGAAAAGGAGACATTGTCCAAGGATATCGACAAACAATTTTTACAGGTGTTCAGTCGCGGCTGATCTTGAGTGCAGTCTTTAAATTTCCCGAGTTGACAACTTTGGGCAATCCAATTATGGAACGTTGCAGGTGGTCTAAACAATTTCAAGACTATTCTGGACCAAATTGTGGCTCTGTTTTTAAAACTGTCGATTTTCAAATCATGGAAAAGCTCAAGGGCTTTAGCCTTGGCAATACCAGTTTTTCACAACGGACTGTGAATTGGATTACGAACCATAGCAAAAATTCACGTACAATTTTCTTACTAATTTGGATCACAAAACTACTGCACCGATTAAAGGGTAAGAAAGCAGAGTTAGAACTTATTATTGTCGATTAGGTATATATCGTGAAAGTTGGTATTATTACTATTCACCACACATCTAACTATGGTGCGGTTTTACAAGCCTTCGCTCTGAGTCAGTTTATTCGCTCTCAGGGTCATGAGGTTGAGATTATTGACTACCAACCTCAGGCTGCCAATGAATTCTATTGGAAAGCGATGCGCTTTCTTAACCGCTCAGGACTTTTGGGTATGCCAAGGTTTGATCAGGCGTCTTTCAAGCGATATTGGAAATATATTAAATTTCAAAAGTTTTTCAAAAAATATCTACCCTTAAGTAAAACAAAATTTTCAGATAGAAACTCACTAAAGCAACATGCTCATCAATATGATTTAGTTATTGCTGGCAGTGATCAAATCTGGTGCTTGGATAATCCTTTTCGTGGTTTTGATCCGTCTTTCTTCCTAGACTTCATAGCATCCGACACAGGCTGTGTTAAGGCCAGCTATGCAGCTAGTTGCGGATCATCAAACACATTTGGAGATAGAAAAGATGAGATTAGTGGCCTGATTAATCAGATCGATCATATTTCTGTTCGCGATGGTAATAGTCTTCGTTTAGTAAAACAAGAGTGTGGACGCGATCAAGTAACCTTAGTACTTGACCCTACATTTTTGGGTGATTATCGACAGCTAATAGCAAAGCCAAGGCTTAAAAATAAATACCTTTTACTATACAAACACGGTGCTTTGAATGAAAGGGAAAATTGTCTGATTAAGAAAATAGCCGACAAAAAGGACTTAGATATTGTTTCGGTCGGCAGCCATAGTTCCCTTGCCAAGCATAACTTTGCAGAAGCTGATCCCAAAGAATGGTTAGGATTGTTTAATCAGGCAGATCATATTGTTACGAATACCTTCCACGGAACTATTTTCTCCCTACTTTTCAAACGAAATTTTACAGTTATTGCTAACCCATCTAAACAAAATAAGATCCAAGACCTCTTAAGCAG encodes:
- a CDS encoding ABC transporter ATP-binding protein: MTKLKKLIPNLRSPAYRLVGETARKNWWLIGMNLVTNLVSAFLEGSTLGVIYLAVGYLTGTDDPGTDTPTNPTIAKTLALILPLPPEQMFLVLIFGAVVLQIGLSLSNYLNKVSTAYLSAKAQPYVTGKVFERIMTFSYGCVSRYKVGDLVLFAKDAAFAVDQNITQFNNLVVSLSFSLVYLVIIVRLSPILAVAATVLILAVAYVQYKLIPRLRRVVKRVTASQVESAKYITQSIQALRLLHTFGTQPQTLTGANQILGKIEKQLKKRALVLYLPEPILETLPMVALGILAASAVLFEGGKATILPLLLTFLLALQRLSGRLKATSNTITAFVDNSGRMVRLETILDQRDKVFEHSGTEQFTRLREDIEFKSVSLSYSNDDNLALNNLTFTLPRHQVTALVGESGAGKSSIIDLFIGLYQPTAGHILVNGRPLADYCLEDWRRQIGVVSQDTFIFNDSILENLRYGRPSASLDEVVEAAKAAQAHKFILALPDGYETVVGERGYRLSGGQRQRLALARALIKQPEILILDEATSALDSESEKLIQQALEQFQKERTVIVVAHRLSTIAEADQILVLERGEVVEQGTHKSLLHQGERYAGYWKLQSSQVAV
- a CDS encoding NAD-dependent epimerase/dehydratase family protein, producing the protein MKLFITGICGFVGSTLTKALLDHKADLAITGIDNLSRSGSWLNREILTKQGVKVVHGDIRNASDLEALGPFDWVIDCAANPSVLAGVDGQSSSRQLIEHNLGGTINLLEACKRWNAGFILLSTSRVYSIPPLAQLKVEVHDRAFRPCLADSSSWPVGLSEQGISEAFSTAPPISLYGSTKLASETLALEYGLTFEFPVWINRCGVLAGAGQFGHPGQGIFAFWIHSFREKRSLKYIGFGGNGYQVRDCLHPQDLVSLLEKQFTEPLVTNKPRTVNLSGGVSNSMSLRQLSDWCEDRFGANTVVQTDTERPFDIAWMVLDSTKAANVWSWKPQTSIYDVLREIAEFAEGQKDWCQISAS
- a CDS encoding FAD-binding protein, producing MPPIKSLSDRNLSYYRTEHYFARYAEFASLEDYKAYYQWAKQQGVKLYILGNGSNTLYQKQKVKSLILKNKLPKKIEALSANRFEVSSTVLVLELLKVCLDNSLDSFYYLASVPATIGGALAMNAGRGRKHNLTIYDFVESVSFYDHESDTVKTLGKGDIVQGYRQTIFTGVQSRLILSAVFKFPELTTLGNPIMERCRWSKQFQDYSGPNCGSVFKTVDFQIMEKLKGFSLGNTSFSQRTVNWITNHSKNSRTIFLLIWITKLLHRLKGKKAELELIIVD
- a CDS encoding NAD-dependent epimerase/dehydratase family protein, which encodes MKKLLVTGSSGLIGSEVCGYFAQQGWQIHGIDNNQRAVFFGSQGDTRWNQQRLQQTIQDFVHHEFDIRDRKGILDLMAQLKPDAIVHTAAQPSHDRAAAIPFADFDTNAVGTLNLLEAARQSCPESPFVHMSTNKVYGDRPNTIQLKELDTRWDYDDPAYTNGIPETFSIDQSKHSLFGASKVAADVIVQEYGRYFNMPTACLRGGCLTGPNHSGVELHGFLSYLVKCNLEGREYKIFGYKGKQVRDNIHSLDVSRFIHAFIEAPRIAEVYNIGGGKGNSCSILEAFKLAETYSGKAMRYTYLQDNRIGDHICYYSDLSKMREHYPSWDISVSLEETIQQIVESWQARLAKSAVTV
- a CDS encoding phytanoyl-CoA dioxygenase family protein, with the protein product MSSNTLNITSTAEIVSSIREKGYYFAESALDKIEADRLLEEIDFDEILINKNDLGVVCSGNQKFLSHCLAKSKRAYDLITSQQVLDVCNAYFQERYQLINHRFCQTRRGFHMPWHTDNNLLYGSQFLGKHQMQGLIFIIYLSEPNLSPFQYIEGSHLWSSKYDDEIYISDRWVQTHYQQDIRTFEIKKGDLIIFDLHGIHRARPFKDRHHVRNIFQFQVEQIKDEYLGHGEQNMVNAGFIDNPSPDLFNYLGFGIQRNYPVFPNSSIATMAMPELMKLYKQLLLLTFKAITTNLAKGLLTGEWQVSLKRKLWHPKLPSSNSRKS
- a CDS encoding polysaccharide pyruvyl transferase family protein, with the protein product MKVGIITIHHTSNYGAVLQAFALSQFIRSQGHEVEIIDYQPQAANEFYWKAMRFLNRSGLLGMPRFDQASFKRYWKYIKFQKFFKKYLPLSKTKFSDRNSLKQHAHQYDLVIAGSDQIWCLDNPFRGFDPSFFLDFIASDTGCVKASYAASCGSSNTFGDRKDEISGLINQIDHISVRDGNSLRLVKQECGRDQVTLVLDPTFLGDYRQLIAKPRLKNKYLLLYKHGALNERENCLIKKIADKKDLDIVSVGSHSSLAKHNFAEADPKEWLGLFNQADHIVTNTFHGTIFSLLFKRNFTVIANPSKQNKIQDLLSRFGLDKNIFNFEADDNFDWDNCLLSEARYDELWQAFSPEIEHSKHFLMTILSSPV